A single Clavibacter nebraskensis NCPPB 2581 DNA region contains:
- a CDS encoding DoxX family protein produces the protein MSDVTWTAIQLAVRILLALVFVGMGVNHFVPKAARAMAAIIPPSFRRPGVPSPLALVWFTGLCEIAGGIGLLVEPLRLAAGVALAVFLVAVFPANAYAARHPERFSRIAIPLVPRLVAQAVLIALVLFAGWPL, from the coding sequence ATGAGCGATGTGACGTGGACGGCGATCCAGCTCGCCGTGCGGATCCTGCTGGCCCTCGTGTTCGTCGGCATGGGCGTCAACCACTTCGTGCCGAAGGCCGCGCGGGCCATGGCGGCGATCATCCCGCCGTCGTTCCGGCGGCCCGGCGTGCCCTCTCCCCTGGCGCTCGTGTGGTTCACGGGGCTCTGCGAGATCGCGGGCGGGATCGGCCTGCTGGTGGAGCCGCTGCGGCTCGCCGCGGGCGTCGCGCTGGCCGTGTTCCTGGTCGCGGTATTCCCCGCGAACGCGTACGCGGCCCGGCACCCGGAGCGCTTCAGCCGCATCGCGATCCCGCTGGTGCCGCGCCTCGTGGCGCAGGCGGTGCTGATCGCGCTCGTGCTGTTCGCCGGGTGGCCGCTCTAG
- the serA gene encoding phosphoglycerate dehydrogenase, protein MTKPVVVIAEELSPATVDALGPDFDVRSVDGTDRPALLAALAEADAVLVRSATRIDAEAIAAAPRLQVVARAGVGLDNVDIKAATTAGVMVVNAPTSNVISAAELAIGHILSLARFIPDASASLKQGLWKRSSFTGVELYEKTIGIVGLGRIGTLVAQRLAGFGATLVAYDPYVTPARAQQLGVQLLSLDELMKASDFITIHIPKTPDTTGLISTEQFALAKPSLRIVNASRGGIIDEDALYTALKSKRIAGAGLDVFVSEPPTGSPLLELDNIIVTPHLGASTDEAQEKAGVSVARSVRLALGGELVPDAVNVAGGVIDPYVRPGIPLMEKLGQVFSGLAHEALTSIDVVVRGELAGYDVSVLKLAALKGVFTNVVSENVSYVNAPLLAEQRGLEVRLITDAVSEEYRNVLSIRGALSDGTHVSVSGTLTGTKQIEKLVEIDGYDVEVPFSRHLIVMKYEDRPGIVAVYGKEFGDAEVNIAGMQIARQEAGGRALSVLSVDSPVPDGVLENVRQAIQATSLREIDIAD, encoded by the coding sequence TTGACCAAGCCCGTCGTCGTCATCGCCGAAGAACTCTCGCCCGCCACCGTCGACGCCCTGGGGCCCGACTTCGACGTCCGATCCGTCGACGGCACCGACCGCCCGGCCCTGCTCGCGGCCCTCGCGGAGGCGGACGCCGTGCTCGTCCGGTCCGCCACGCGGATCGACGCGGAGGCCATCGCCGCAGCTCCCCGCCTCCAGGTCGTCGCCCGTGCGGGCGTGGGCCTCGACAACGTCGACATCAAGGCCGCGACCACCGCGGGCGTCATGGTCGTGAACGCGCCGACCTCCAACGTCATCTCGGCCGCCGAGCTCGCCATCGGCCACATCCTCTCGCTCGCGCGCTTCATCCCGGACGCGAGCGCCTCGCTCAAGCAGGGCCTCTGGAAGCGCTCGTCCTTCACGGGCGTCGAGCTCTACGAGAAGACCATCGGCATCGTCGGCCTCGGCCGCATCGGCACGCTCGTCGCGCAGCGCCTCGCGGGCTTCGGCGCCACGCTCGTCGCCTACGACCCCTACGTCACGCCGGCCCGTGCCCAGCAGCTCGGCGTGCAGCTGCTGTCGCTCGACGAGCTGATGAAGGCGTCCGACTTCATCACCATCCACATCCCCAAGACGCCCGACACCACCGGCCTCATCTCCACGGAGCAGTTCGCGCTCGCGAAGCCGTCGCTCCGCATCGTGAACGCGAGCCGCGGCGGCATCATCGACGAGGACGCGCTGTACACGGCGCTCAAGTCGAAGCGCATCGCGGGCGCCGGCCTCGACGTGTTCGTCAGCGAGCCGCCCACGGGGTCCCCGCTGCTCGAGCTCGACAACATCATCGTCACGCCGCACCTCGGCGCCTCCACCGACGAGGCCCAGGAGAAGGCGGGCGTCTCGGTCGCGAGGAGCGTGCGCCTCGCGCTCGGCGGCGAGCTCGTGCCGGACGCCGTGAACGTCGCCGGCGGCGTGATCGACCCCTACGTGCGCCCCGGCATCCCGCTGATGGAGAAGCTCGGCCAGGTGTTCTCCGGCCTCGCGCACGAGGCGCTCACCAGCATCGACGTGGTCGTCCGCGGCGAGCTCGCGGGATACGACGTCAGCGTCCTCAAGCTCGCGGCGCTCAAGGGCGTCTTCACGAACGTCGTGAGCGAGAACGTCTCCTACGTGAACGCGCCGCTCCTCGCCGAGCAGCGCGGGCTCGAGGTGCGCCTCATCACGGACGCCGTCTCGGAGGAGTACCGCAACGTGCTCAGCATCCGCGGCGCGCTGTCCGACGGCACGCACGTGTCGGTGTCGGGCACGCTCACGGGCACCAAGCAGATCGAGAAGCTCGTCGAGATCGACGGCTACGACGTCGAGGTGCCGTTCAGCCGCCACCTCATCGTCATGAAGTACGAGGACCGCCCCGGCATCGTCGCGGTCTACGGCAAGGAGTTCGGCGACGCGGAGGTCAACATCGCCGGCATGCAGATCGCCCGCCAGGAGGCCGGCGGCCGGGCGCTCAGCGTCCTCAGCGTCGACTCGCCCGTGCCGGACGGCGTGCTGGAGAACGTGCGGCAGGCGATCCAGGCCACGTCGCTGCGCGAGATCGACATCGCCGACTGA